Proteins encoded together in one Rhizobium sp. 11515TR window:
- a CDS encoding LacI family DNA-binding transcriptional regulator, with product MNDKTTKRPTMSDIASQVGVSHATVSLVLNEAPGKRVSEKVRERVLAVAAELGYQKTAPANDPIGGIIVLLIDDLMASQHAAPLIEGVRSAAEEQGLAALTVVTGGQVEFAESILDYLGRRQIVGVIYATLITQLAPVLPSKLGNYPAVLLNCHQQRAEFSSIIPGDHAGGYAATEALIKAGHRRIAMIDAGRQRLEAARDRLSGYRQALTTYDIAVDPELILSEAWSLDLGREKMLQLLDLPLPPTAVFCFSDRVAMGAYDAIRMRGLRIPDDISVVGFDDESLARKILPPLTTLKLPHEDMGRWAVSELLEKVMHPKKPPVRLKMECQLILRASIAPPP from the coding sequence GTGAACGACAAGACGACGAAACGACCGACCATGTCCGATATCGCCTCGCAGGTCGGCGTTTCGCATGCGACGGTTTCACTGGTGCTGAACGAGGCGCCCGGCAAGAGGGTCTCGGAGAAGGTGCGCGAGCGCGTTTTGGCTGTCGCCGCAGAACTTGGCTATCAGAAGACTGCGCCGGCCAATGACCCGATCGGCGGGATCATCGTTCTGCTGATAGACGATCTCATGGCCTCGCAGCATGCCGCGCCGCTGATAGAAGGTGTTCGGAGCGCGGCGGAAGAGCAGGGCTTGGCGGCGCTCACCGTCGTGACGGGCGGACAGGTCGAATTCGCCGAATCCATTCTCGACTATCTCGGACGGCGCCAGATCGTCGGCGTAATCTACGCCACGCTCATCACCCAGCTCGCGCCGGTGCTGCCCTCCAAACTTGGCAACTATCCGGCCGTCCTTCTCAATTGCCATCAGCAGCGGGCCGAGTTCTCTTCGATCATTCCAGGCGATCATGCCGGCGGTTATGCGGCGACGGAAGCCTTGATCAAGGCCGGCCATCGCCGCATCGCCATGATCGATGCCGGCAGGCAGCGGCTTGAAGCAGCGCGCGATCGCCTGAGCGGCTATCGCCAGGCGCTGACGACCTACGATATCGCCGTCGATCCGGAACTGATCCTTTCGGAAGCCTGGTCCCTCGATCTCGGGCGGGAAAAGATGCTGCAGCTTCTCGATCTGCCGCTGCCGCCGACGGCGGTTTTCTGCTTTTCCGACCGGGTTGCGATGGGCGCCTATGATGCGATCAGGATGCGTGGGTTGAGGATTCCCGACGACATTTCGGTCGTCGGTTTCGACGATGAGAGTCTCGCTCGAAAAATCCTGCCGCCGCTCACAACGTTGAAGCTGCCGCACGAGGATATGGGCCGTTGGGCAGTCTCCGAGCTTTTGGAAAAAGTGATGCATCCGAAGAAGCCGCCAGTGAGGCTGAAGATGGAGTGCCAGCTGATCCTTCGCGCTTCCATCGCGCCGCCGCCCTAA
- a CDS encoding carbohydrate ABC transporter permease, with product MTSLKSDTEVVSRTPGLFPKAPTLEPYRYVIEHSSIVQWYMNSVGTSAIIAVLVLVMSVGCAYALSQIQFPGRRMIYGALIASVMVPAEALIINHFVLMNMFGLINSWGGIVLPQLVVPSVIIILKQFFDQIPKEFREAAMLDNAGHLRTLWKIYVPMNWGVITALGITTFIAAWNNFLWPFLVATSDGTITIPVGITQVKDVFGVRFAKDMAAAVLAGLPVAVLYLVFQKQITRAIMLSAGIKG from the coding sequence ATGACGTCGCTCAAATCCGACACGGAGGTGGTCAGCCGGACACCCGGGCTTTTTCCGAAGGCACCGACGCTCGAACCCTATCGTTACGTGATCGAGCACTCCAGCATCGTGCAATGGTATATGAACTCGGTCGGCACCTCGGCGATCATTGCAGTTCTGGTGCTTGTGATGAGCGTCGGCTGCGCCTACGCGCTCAGCCAAATCCAGTTTCCCGGCCGCCGTATGATTTATGGAGCGTTGATCGCCTCGGTGATGGTGCCGGCGGAGGCGCTCATCATCAACCATTTCGTGTTGATGAACATGTTCGGACTCATCAACAGCTGGGGCGGCATCGTGCTGCCGCAGCTGGTGGTGCCATCGGTCATCATCATCCTCAAGCAGTTCTTCGACCAGATTCCAAAGGAATTCCGCGAGGCGGCGATGCTCGACAATGCCGGGCACTTGAGAACGCTCTGGAAGATCTATGTACCGATGAACTGGGGCGTGATCACTGCGCTCGGCATCACAACCTTCATCGCGGCATGGAATAATTTCCTGTGGCCATTCCTGGTCGCAACATCGGACGGCACGATCACCATTCCCGTCGGGATTACCCAGGTGAAGGATGTCTTCGGCGTGCGTTTTGCCAAGGACATGGCGGCCGCTGTTCTGGCCGGCCTTCCCGTCGCCGTTCTCTACCTTGTCTTTCAGAAGCAGATCACGCGCGCGATCATGCTTTCGGCCGGAATAAAGGGATAG
- a CDS encoding NADH-quinone oxidoreductase subunit B family protein gives MRKLLFESLIRPPLTEPAPASAGAAAEELAAAVDSKAHRRLGRSLAIRAIDAGSCNGCELEMHALSNAFYDIERFGIRFVASPRHADVLMVTGPVTKNMAEALERTYNATPEPKWVVALGDCARDGGCFAGSYAVVGGVSKIVPVDLHIAGCPPSPTDILKGLLALLDHVIEGSG, from the coding sequence ATGCGCAAGCTCCTGTTCGAAAGCTTGATCCGACCGCCCCTGACGGAACCTGCACCGGCCAGTGCCGGTGCAGCGGCTGAAGAGCTCGCGGCCGCGGTGGATAGTAAAGCTCATCGCAGGCTCGGTCGCAGCCTGGCGATCCGCGCCATCGATGCCGGCTCCTGCAATGGTTGCGAACTCGAAATGCATGCTCTGAGCAACGCATTTTATGATATCGAACGGTTTGGCATCCGTTTCGTGGCCTCGCCTCGCCATGCCGATGTGCTCATGGTCACCGGTCCGGTGACAAAGAACATGGCGGAAGCCCTCGAACGGACATACAATGCAACGCCGGAACCCAAATGGGTCGTTGCGCTGGGCGACTGCGCGCGTGATGGCGGCTGCTTTGCCGGGAGCTATGCCGTGGTCGGCGGCGTTTCGAAGATCGTGCCCGTCGACTTGCACATTGCCGGCTGCCCGCCTTCACCCACGGATATCCTCAAAGGCTTGCTGGCACTGCTTGACCATGTCATCGAAGGGAGCGGCTAG
- a CDS encoding extracellular solute-binding protein yields MRNLLRTSIAALALMTAFPAFAIENVVWWDFLSGGDGVRMKALIQRFNDEHKDKIQITGTTLEWGIPYYTKLQTSAAVGQGPDIATYHLSRLAAAVAAKTVSPIDPKELDAVGLKDSDYPPNAIAASTVDNVRYAVPFDVHGEVLYYNKTILKELGALGNDGKPTGIDTLEGWRAVLAKAKDAGKNGVVISSSNGDLRDIYTLFGQEGGQLTADGKFLQGENFDKMEKAYNEVADWVKQGWAQPYIDTETITPTFLAGQSAFFLNGNWELPTMETEVAKGNGFDYGMVNIPAWMGKPANWSDSHSFVIPNNVGVTMTPEKRAAVLEVIRWMNVNSLEWAAAGHIPAYLPVSTSAAYKALKPQADYAAMALNAFYMPKTPLTGAASKFDDDWQNMASGPLNGDGDVKETLEKFRDHMNSQ; encoded by the coding sequence ATGCGTAACCTGTTGAGAACATCGATTGCGGCGTTAGCCCTCATGACTGCCTTTCCGGCATTCGCAATCGAAAACGTCGTCTGGTGGGACTTTCTGTCCGGAGGCGACGGTGTGCGAATGAAGGCGCTGATCCAGCGCTTCAATGACGAGCATAAGGACAAGATCCAGATCACGGGCACGACGCTCGAATGGGGTATCCCCTACTATACCAAGCTGCAGACATCCGCCGCCGTCGGCCAGGGGCCTGATATCGCCACATACCACCTGTCACGCCTGGCAGCCGCAGTTGCGGCCAAGACCGTCTCGCCGATCGATCCGAAGGAGCTCGATGCCGTCGGACTGAAAGACAGTGACTATCCGCCGAACGCAATCGCCGCCTCGACGGTCGATAACGTCCGCTATGCCGTCCCCTTCGACGTGCACGGAGAAGTGCTCTACTATAACAAGACTATACTGAAAGAGCTGGGCGCATTGGGCAACGACGGCAAGCCGACCGGCATCGACACGCTGGAAGGCTGGCGCGCGGTGCTGGCCAAGGCGAAGGACGCCGGCAAGAACGGCGTCGTCATCTCCTCATCCAACGGTGATCTGCGCGATATCTATACCTTGTTTGGCCAGGAGGGCGGCCAACTGACAGCCGACGGCAAGTTCCTGCAGGGCGAGAATTTCGACAAGATGGAAAAAGCCTACAATGAAGTCGCCGATTGGGTGAAGCAAGGCTGGGCGCAGCCCTATATCGACACCGAGACCATCACCCCCACTTTTCTCGCCGGACAATCCGCGTTCTTCCTGAACGGCAATTGGGAACTGCCGACCATGGAAACCGAAGTGGCCAAGGGCAACGGCTTCGATTACGGCATGGTCAACATCCCGGCCTGGATGGGCAAGCCCGCCAACTGGTCGGACTCGCACTCCTTCGTGATCCCCAACAATGTCGGCGTCACCATGACCCCGGAAAAACGCGCGGCGGTTCTCGAAGTCATCCGCTGGATGAACGTGAATTCGCTGGAATGGGCTGCGGCCGGCCACATTCCGGCCTATCTGCCGGTTAGCACCTCGGCCGCCTACAAGGCGCTCAAGCCGCAAGCGGATTATGCCGCCATGGCACTCAACGCCTTCTACATGCCAAAGACGCCGCTGACGGGTGCGGCTTCGAAATTCGACGACGATTGGCAGAACATGGCGTCCGGGCCGCTCAACGGTGACGGCGATGTGAAGGAAACGCTCGAGAAGTTTCGCGATCACATGAACTCTCAGTGA
- a CDS encoding HlyD family efflux transporter periplasmic adaptor subunit, which yields MINAPLVPLTTPISGKVTSLGAAGEITVENDRVDNSTLIGLKVQLAALRNEMEQKNSIVGDYAQRISDLESDLSGQQAALLVRITADLKAAEAALEMVTYSSRIAKAEAARKLRLMARGIAAGSEGEVADMVRLEDTKLEAAKLAVAKLASELDFARQGVYVGADLQSLQNLQQEIRTRKADLLQIKLQIATTRTKETELGSLVTTEALRVDRLARADLHVPSTSQLYKPVAASGREVTAGDTLAETLDCRDAFVVAIFSERQAQALAVGSKVDVNAEGWAQAASGVVERLVPRTTDRVDLDYAVPFPPTERRELYAYIRLTELGQADLRDSRFCSVGTWVDVTMPQEWLQKTQHYIREASTSLIGVAQASAAQWPAAETKLTGLVRRSAERFGVLNLEERLAKGPRDIRVSWRILYPQPRRAEARTVELPNERMRAAPVKS from the coding sequence GTGATCAACGCACCGCTGGTACCGCTGACAACGCCGATCAGCGGCAAGGTGACGTCGCTCGGCGCGGCCGGCGAAATAACGGTGGAGAACGATCGCGTCGACAATTCGACCTTGATCGGCCTGAAGGTTCAGCTTGCCGCGCTGCGCAACGAGATGGAACAGAAGAATTCGATCGTGGGCGACTATGCCCAGCGTATCAGCGATCTTGAAAGCGATCTTTCAGGCCAGCAGGCGGCACTTCTCGTCAGGATCACCGCGGATCTCAAGGCCGCCGAGGCGGCTCTGGAGATGGTGACCTACTCGTCCCGTATCGCGAAAGCCGAGGCGGCGCGCAAGCTCAGGCTCATGGCTCGGGGTATTGCTGCCGGCAGCGAAGGCGAGGTCGCCGATATGGTTCGTCTGGAGGACACCAAGCTTGAAGCCGCCAAGCTCGCCGTCGCCAAGCTTGCCTCGGAACTCGATTTTGCCCGCCAGGGTGTCTATGTTGGCGCCGACCTGCAGTCGCTGCAAAATCTCCAGCAGGAAATCCGTACGCGCAAGGCCGACCTCCTGCAAATCAAGTTGCAGATTGCGACGACGCGCACGAAGGAGACCGAGCTCGGCTCGCTTGTGACGACGGAGGCGTTGCGGGTCGACAGGCTGGCGCGGGCCGATTTGCACGTTCCCTCGACGAGCCAGCTTTACAAGCCGGTGGCTGCATCCGGACGCGAGGTCACGGCCGGCGACACGCTCGCTGAAACGCTCGACTGCCGCGACGCCTTTGTCGTCGCGATCTTTTCCGAGCGGCAGGCGCAAGCTCTCGCCGTGGGATCGAAGGTTGATGTCAATGCCGAAGGTTGGGCTCAAGCGGCAAGCGGCGTCGTCGAGCGGCTGGTTCCGCGTACCACCGACAGGGTGGATCTCGATTACGCCGTTCCTTTTCCGCCGACGGAGCGTCGCGAGCTCTATGCGTACATCCGGCTGACAGAGCTCGGCCAGGCAGACTTGCGAGACAGCCGGTTCTGCTCTGTCGGCACGTGGGTCGACGTGACGATGCCCCAGGAATGGCTACAGAAAACGCAGCATTATATACGCGAGGCATCGACCTCGCTCATTGGTGTAGCCCAGGCATCCGCCGCGCAATGGCCCGCCGCCGAAACGAAACTGACCGGTCTCGTCCGGCGGTCGGCCGAACGGTTCGGCGTGCTCAATCTGGAGGAGCGCCTTGCAAAGGGCCCTCGGGACATTCGCGTCAGCTGGAGGATCCTTTATCCCCAGCCTCGGCGTGCCGAGGCGCGTACCGTCGAGCTGCCTAATGAGCGAATGAGAGCTGCGCCGGTGAAAAGCTGA
- a CDS encoding hydrogenase large subunit, giving the protein MSMLDDLTGNGRPVSHHGPWPRAVTDSSTWISATLRLSEGRLTMLGLWGERNAVHMALLDEQAGRSAILSLEELQTGYPSVAQYHPPALRLERTLRDLTGLEPEGLPDSRPWFDHGRWGLRFPLGQRSAPASEFSYPFLPADGENLHQIPVGPVHAGIIEPGHFRFTANGETVVRLEERLGYVHKGIEALMAGADLARGLQLAGRTSGDSSVAYAYAFSRAAEAALGLEVPLRAVWLRALMAELERLANHLGDIGAICNDAAFALMLAHCGVLREQVLRAADAAFGHRLMRDRIVPGGVAADLDSNGKAGLRALHAEISRKFPALAKLYDNTASLQDRTVGAGTLESGFARQYGAGGYIGRAAGRSFDTRRNLAYPPYDELTFDVPSLGDGDVNARIWIRIREVEQSLSLIEQILDRLPDGPILSDVQAANDFREGVALIEGFRGDILAWLRLTPEGRIERCHLRDPSWFQWPLLEAAIKDNIVADFPLCNKSFNCSYSGHDL; this is encoded by the coding sequence ATGTCGATGTTGGATGATCTCACAGGAAATGGCCGCCCGGTTTCGCATCATGGGCCGTGGCCACGCGCAGTTACCGATTCTTCCACCTGGATATCGGCGACCTTGAGGTTGTCGGAAGGGCGGTTGACGATGCTCGGCCTCTGGGGCGAGCGCAACGCCGTGCATATGGCGCTCCTCGACGAGCAAGCCGGCAGGAGCGCCATCCTTAGCCTGGAGGAACTGCAGACTGGCTATCCCTCCGTCGCACAGTACCATCCGCCGGCATTACGCCTGGAGAGAACGCTCCGTGATCTCACGGGATTGGAGCCGGAAGGTCTCCCGGACAGCAGGCCATGGTTCGACCATGGCCGCTGGGGCCTTAGATTCCCCCTGGGACAGCGCAGTGCGCCTGCTTCTGAATTCTCCTACCCCTTTCTGCCCGCCGATGGAGAAAACCTGCACCAGATTCCGGTCGGGCCAGTGCATGCCGGCATTATCGAGCCAGGGCATTTTCGCTTCACGGCCAATGGTGAAACCGTCGTTCGCCTCGAGGAACGGCTCGGCTATGTCCACAAGGGGATCGAGGCGCTGATGGCGGGCGCCGATCTGGCCCGTGGGCTGCAGCTTGCCGGGCGGACATCCGGTGACAGCAGCGTCGCCTATGCCTATGCCTTTTCACGGGCCGCGGAAGCAGCCCTTGGGCTCGAGGTGCCGCTGCGTGCCGTTTGGCTGCGGGCGCTGATGGCCGAACTGGAGCGGCTCGCCAATCATCTGGGCGATATAGGCGCCATCTGCAATGACGCCGCCTTTGCGCTGATGCTTGCTCATTGCGGCGTGTTGCGCGAACAGGTGCTACGTGCCGCCGACGCCGCCTTCGGGCATCGGCTGATGCGCGACCGTATCGTGCCTGGCGGCGTTGCCGCCGATCTCGACAGCAATGGAAAGGCCGGCTTACGGGCGCTACATGCCGAGATCAGCCGGAAATTTCCTGCTCTCGCTAAGCTCTATGACAATACCGCCTCGCTTCAAGACCGGACGGTCGGTGCGGGCACATTGGAGAGTGGGTTTGCACGTCAATATGGTGCGGGCGGTTACATCGGGCGGGCAGCCGGCCGCAGTTTCGACACCAGGCGTAACCTTGCCTATCCGCCCTATGATGAGCTGACCTTCGATGTACCATCGCTCGGCGACGGTGACGTAAACGCCAGGATATGGATCCGCATTCGCGAAGTCGAACAGAGCCTCTCGCTCATCGAGCAGATTCTCGATCGGCTGCCGGACGGTCCGATTCTTTCGGATGTTCAGGCTGCCAATGACTTTCGAGAGGGTGTGGCGCTAATCGAAGGCTTCCGCGGAGACATTCTGGCATGGCTGCGCCTTACACCCGAGGGCAGGATCGAGCGCTGCCATCTGCGTGATCCCTCCTGGTTTCAGTGGCCGCTGCTGGAGGCTGCGATCAAGGACAATATCGTCGCCGACTTTCCGCTCTGCAACAAGTCATTCAACTGCTCGTATTCGGGCCACGATTTGTAA
- a CDS encoding carbohydrate ABC transporter permease: MAAVSNRKQDNVVAALLVAPAVVAFLVIFAYPMWRMVAMSLTNAPLIGPGEWVGLDNYARQLSSPQFQKALLNTLYFIVLTVVPGTFLALFIAMGINRLSGRMQMLVLACFFLPSILPVSVVTQIWTWIANMQYGVIQNVIGLFTGGRPLPVLRSPTYFIPSVAVVTIWWTIGFNILLFLAALRSISPDVYEAAALDNANRWQVFSRITWPLIWPVTALVLTLQLIAQFKIFAQPYLLGYFAHTPADAQAVVMTVIYDLAFKQNKGGEGAAVATILFVIILIASVLQYQFLRARGEK; this comes from the coding sequence ATGGCCGCGGTCAGCAACAGGAAACAGGATAATGTGGTTGCCGCGCTGCTGGTCGCACCGGCGGTCGTCGCATTTCTGGTGATCTTCGCCTATCCGATGTGGCGGATGGTAGCGATGAGCCTGACCAATGCGCCGCTGATCGGCCCCGGCGAATGGGTTGGCCTCGACAATTATGCGCGCCAGCTCTCCTCACCGCAATTTCAAAAGGCGCTTCTGAATACGCTCTACTTCATCGTCCTGACCGTCGTCCCCGGCACGTTTCTGGCGCTGTTCATTGCCATGGGCATCAATCGTCTGAGCGGACGCATGCAGATGCTGGTTCTCGCTTGTTTTTTTCTGCCCTCGATCCTGCCGGTGTCGGTGGTGACGCAGATCTGGACCTGGATTGCAAACATGCAATACGGCGTCATCCAGAATGTCATCGGTCTGTTTACCGGCGGGCGACCGCTCCCGGTGCTGCGTTCGCCAACCTATTTCATCCCGTCGGTTGCCGTGGTCACCATCTGGTGGACGATCGGCTTTAACATCCTTCTATTTCTTGCGGCGCTGCGCAGCATCTCGCCTGACGTCTACGAGGCGGCCGCACTCGACAATGCCAACCGCTGGCAGGTGTTTTCAAGAATAACCTGGCCACTGATCTGGCCGGTCACAGCACTCGTTCTGACACTGCAGCTGATTGCGCAATTCAAGATCTTCGCGCAGCCCTATCTGCTTGGCTATTTCGCCCACACGCCGGCGGATGCGCAGGCCGTTGTCATGACCGTCATCTACGATCTAGCCTTCAAGCAGAACAAGGGTGGCGAAGGCGCCGCCGTCGCCACCATCCTATTCGTCATCATTCTCATTGCCTCCGTCCTGCAATATCAGTTCCTGCGTGCACGAGGGGAAAAATGA
- a CDS encoding glycoside hydrolase family 2 protein, with amino-acid sequence MTIASRRFADTHSGPRARLSLDGTWNFQLEGQKPTTIAVPAPWQAHFPHLRAAAGVATYSRAFTVPQEWLGRQVIVHFGAVNYFAEVSVNDHALGSHEGGYLPFEFVIPPDLLTGELRLDVKVMLPSADVRAFPDFPFDEIPHGKQSWYGMLGGIWQSVWLECRCEAHIIHQAIRADLATGDVAIDVELSAAFTGALKITLLDRNGAVAASTEVALDDEARTSAALKVAKAEAWSFDDPALYRAVAELSECGNIIDAAEQNFGFRTFEAKDGKFFLNGEPFYMRGALDQDYYPEGIYTPPSLEFLEDQARKAKELGLNLLRCHIKVPDPRYYDVADRFGLLVWTEIPNIQTFTEKSAKRLLDTMEGILRRDGNHPSIVIWTIINEDWGTRLVESADQRAWLEGAYHWLKKKDPTRLVVDNSACIPNFHVVSDIDDYHYYASVPEMAREWTDWVSAFAARPEWSYSPNGDAKRRGDEPLVVSEFGVWGLPHPEKLKQDGKEPFWFINGLEWDSDGATYPHGVEQRFRTYQFDKVFSSFGSFVEDTQWHQFNALKFEIEEMRRHASIQGYVITELTDLHWEANGLMDMQRNTRAYHSRFHEINTDVVIIPRMQRHAVWAGDTADIELEISTGGKALPAAELSWSIDGAPAGKMAIPAASATSVQHLATLSLPFAAAMAGRQISILFTITAGGKEIARNSLDVSVYGSRSKPTLSVFSAEPEIAEYLTALGYAVVEAGKADVRVASSLSQADIDAMEHGAHYVSLADVAPLPFGNLRNDQPNWNYPAGGDRGQSMPQMRVTERNGTIWKGNWVTGFSWVKRSGKFERIPGGPLTDLSFVGVNPNRVITGFRPIHFDGLVHAGTMVGWIHKPCATIAERKVGAGRIVATTFGLMREAAGVDPVAATLLDCIIETAAG; translated from the coding sequence ATGACCATCGCCTCCCGCCGTTTCGCCGATACTCATTCCGGGCCGCGTGCACGCCTGTCTCTCGACGGAACCTGGAACTTTCAGCTGGAAGGGCAAAAGCCGACGACGATCGCCGTGCCCGCACCCTGGCAGGCTCATTTTCCGCATCTGCGGGCCGCCGCTGGCGTGGCAACCTATTCCCGCGCCTTCACTGTGCCGCAGGAATGGCTTGGCCGTCAGGTCATCGTGCATTTCGGTGCCGTGAACTATTTCGCCGAAGTCTCGGTCAACGATCACGCCCTCGGCTCCCACGAAGGCGGCTATCTGCCCTTCGAATTCGTCATCCCTCCCGATCTATTGACCGGCGAGTTACGTCTGGATGTGAAGGTTATGCTGCCGAGCGCCGATGTCCGGGCCTTCCCGGATTTCCCGTTCGACGAGATCCCGCATGGCAAGCAGAGCTGGTACGGAATGCTGGGTGGCATCTGGCAGTCGGTCTGGCTGGAATGCCGCTGCGAGGCACATATCATCCACCAAGCCATTCGCGCGGATCTCGCAACCGGCGATGTCGCTATCGATGTCGAGCTGTCAGCAGCTTTTACCGGCGCCTTGAAGATCACGCTTCTGGATCGCAACGGTGCGGTCGCAGCTTCGACCGAAGTTGCGCTCGATGACGAGGCACGGACTTCGGCCGCGCTCAAAGTCGCCAAAGCGGAGGCGTGGTCGTTTGATGATCCCGCGCTCTATCGGGCCGTTGCCGAGCTATCCGAGTGCGGCAACATTATCGATGCCGCCGAGCAGAATTTCGGCTTTCGAACCTTCGAGGCAAAAGATGGAAAGTTCTTTCTGAACGGCGAGCCCTTCTACATGCGCGGCGCACTGGATCAGGATTATTATCCGGAGGGCATCTATACACCGCCGTCGCTGGAGTTCCTGGAGGACCAGGCACGCAAGGCGAAGGAGCTCGGGCTCAACCTGCTGCGCTGCCATATCAAGGTTCCCGATCCGCGCTATTACGATGTGGCGGACCGGTTTGGCCTGCTGGTCTGGACGGAGATTCCGAACATTCAGACCTTCACTGAAAAATCGGCGAAGCGCCTGCTCGATACGATGGAAGGGATCCTGCGCCGCGACGGTAATCACCCCTCCATCGTGATCTGGACCATCATCAACGAGGATTGGGGAACGCGCCTCGTCGAAAGCGCCGATCAGCGAGCCTGGTTGGAAGGCGCCTATCACTGGCTGAAGAAGAAGGACCCGACACGGCTGGTCGTCGACAATTCCGCCTGCATTCCGAACTTCCATGTCGTCTCCGACATAGACGACTATCACTACTACGCCTCGGTTCCGGAAATGGCACGCGAATGGACTGACTGGGTATCGGCTTTCGCGGCGCGGCCTGAGTGGTCCTATTCGCCGAACGGCGATGCAAAACGGCGCGGCGACGAACCGCTCGTTGTCTCCGAGTTCGGCGTCTGGGGCCTCCCGCATCCCGAAAAGCTCAAGCAGGACGGCAAGGAGCCGTTCTGGTTCATCAATGGCCTGGAATGGGATAGCGACGGCGCGACCTATCCGCATGGCGTCGAACAGCGCTTCCGCACCTATCAGTTCGACAAGGTCTTTTCGTCCTTCGGCTCCTTCGTCGAGGACACGCAGTGGCATCAGTTCAATGCGCTCAAATTCGAAATCGAAGAGATGCGCCGCCATGCCTCTATTCAGGGCTATGTCATCACCGAGCTGACCGATTTGCACTGGGAAGCCAATGGCTTGATGGACATGCAGCGCAATACGCGTGCCTATCACAGCCGCTTCCACGAGATTAACACCGATGTCGTCATCATCCCGCGCATGCAGCGCCATGCTGTGTGGGCAGGCGATACCGCCGATATAGAGCTCGAAATCTCGACCGGGGGCAAGGCGCTCCCCGCCGCCGAACTGAGCTGGAGCATCGATGGTGCGCCCGCCGGAAAGATGGCGATCCCGGCTGCGAGCGCAACATCGGTACAGCATCTGGCGACACTTTCTTTACCCTTTGCAGCGGCCATGGCCGGCAGGCAGATCAGCATCCTGTTTACCATCACCGCCGGCGGCAAGGAGATTGCGCGCAACAGCCTCGATGTCAGCGTCTATGGCAGCCGCTCCAAGCCAACCCTTTCCGTCTTCTCGGCCGAACCTGAGATCGCGGAATATCTGACTGCGCTTGGCTATGCGGTTGTCGAGGCCGGCAAGGCGGATGTGCGAGTTGCGTCTTCTCTCAGTCAGGCCGATATCGACGCCATGGAGCACGGCGCCCATTATGTGTCGCTTGCCGATGTGGCACCACTGCCGTTCGGCAATCTGCGCAACGACCAGCCCAACTGGAATTACCCGGCCGGGGGCGATCGCGGGCAATCCATGCCGCAGATGCGCGTCACCGAACGCAACGGCACCATCTGGAAAGGCAATTGGGTCACCGGCTTCAGCTGGGTGAAGCGTTCGGGAAAATTCGAACGCATACCGGGCGGCCCGTTGACCGATCTCTCCTTCGTCGGCGTCAACCCGAACCGCGTCATCACCGGTTTTCGGCCGATCCATTTCGACGGCTTGGTGCATGCAGGTACGATGGTGGGCTGGATCCACAAGCCATGTGCAACCATTGCCGAAAGGAAGGTTGGCGCCGGCCGTATCGTCGCCACGACCTTCGGCCTGATGCGCGAAGCGGCCGGTGTCGATCCGGTGGCGGCAACCTTGCTTGATTGCATCATCGAGACGGCAGCGGGATAG